The nucleotide window AACAGTCTTGTCACCTTCCGCAGAACATAAGTTACTGGGGGCACTGTGCTATTCGAACTATTGTCCACCACCAGTCCACCTTGGTGGCAGCCTGCACTGGTGTCCTTTTTCTGTTTGTGGTGTCGCCGACATTACTGGAGGCAGCAGAGACATTGTTGTGTTCGACACAAAAGCAGAGTCATTCCGGTGGATGCGCAGTCCTGACCAGGCATACCCTAATAGGAAGTTGTTCGACATGAATGGGACGCTTGGTTTCTGGGGCAGCTCAATCAAGGGTGATGCAGGAGGTTGTTTGAGTTTCACCGCTTTGGATATTTGGGTGATGCAGGATTACAAGGCTGAAATCTGGGCTTTCAAATACCGGATTGACCTGTCAACGGTTGAGGCATCACGGCAACTTTATTTGACTTCTTGCAAAGGGAAAAAGAAAGCACCGCTTCGTTCAACAGTGCAATGGTTCAATGATATGGCTGTGCTTAACGAGCATGAGCTGCTGATCATGTTTAATGATAAACACGTGTTGCGCTGCAACACTGATGGCATGGTCTTAGGTTTGGTGAACATTGGAAAGAGTCAATACTGTATGTCACTTACTTCCCACCGCTTCCAAGAGAGCATTATTCCAATTCCATCCTTCCCATGAGATGCCAGAAGATGAGGAACCTCCATTCTCCACAGGGCGTCTCTGAATGTTCAAGACTCCTTCCTGGTTTGCTTTGCCAATGGGCTCAGACCTTGTTTTTCTTTTCAGTTATTATTGCTAAGAAGCAACAATGGCACTGTTATGATGAGATCTTCGGTGATTGTCCAAAAAAAAATGATGAGATCTTCGGTCTTGCTCGTATTGTTTGAGTAAATGCTTTTGGCTGACAGGGCCGCACTCTAGCATTTCCTTATATGTTAGTTACTGCATTTTTAGTTGTGGAAATGATATTGTTTGGCCTGGGTCTCTCCTTGCAAGGCTGGTAGTTTGATCTTTGTTGTTCAGAATGTAAACTCTTAGGTATTACTTGTTGCTTATAGGCTATAGCACTCGGTTGATCCTGCTGCTTATGTCAACGTGTCTTCACCGGGGCCATGCTTGCATATATAGCTGTGTGTGTCTAGTGCTGCAAGCTATGATGGAAGAAAGAACCTCTATGCACGTTGGTCATGTGTCAGGAGTATTGGCTGGAGTTTAATTTGCTTGCTGCTTTTTTCGTGTGCCGGGATTTGACATGTTTTTTTGGGTAGTAACGATCGACTTGAAGATGTGCTGATCTGGAGCTGGGTGTTGCTCTGCTTGGCTTTTCTTTCTTTTGAAGCATTGTGTTGGTATTGCTGTGTGGATTCTCGATGCTTTGTCATTGGCTTGTTGCAGAGGCCGGGTTTATCTTTTCGCATTAGCTTGATACTAAATCCCCCTGCAAAAGAAAAGGAAATCTTGATACTAAATCAGCGACAATCAATATGGATCGGAGGGGGTGATCGGAGGGGGTGCTTCCCCCCTCCCCCCTCTATCTTATGCTAGTTTCTCTTTTTGGTGCATGTGTTGTTTGAAGTTGGAAACTCTAGAGAGATTGTTGAAAAGGATTTAGGTGGAATAGTTTAGTGACCAGCAGCCGGCTGGAATGAATGTTTTGAGGCTGCTCCAGTCCAGAGCGCACCTTTGTGTATATACAACATAATTCAGTGGATTGGACAGAGAAAATTGTATGAATCAGACTTGATGAATGAGCCCCCTTGAAACCCAAAACTGAAGGTAGGAGTTGATTGAATGAGCCTCCTTGAAACCCTGATCTCAGGGCTTCTTCGTCGGTGGTCATGGTGCTCGGCAGGGCACAGTGGCTCGCATTGCGTCCGGATGTCTGTTGGTGGATCTGGCACCTTGGGCTAGAGGCTAGCCGCCGGTGGTCTCTGCGAGTTGCAGTTGGCTCCGACGGATCTCGGGGTTTCTTCGTTGGTCGGCAGCTtcgatggtggtggtggttggtgggcTTGCCGGCACCGATGTAGGATGATGTGCGGCTGGGGGTGGTGTGGGAGTTTGGGTGAAGACCCTGTCCCGGCTTTGTGCCATGACCAACAATGGCGGTGGATGTGGCCATCATTGACCTTCCTGGAGGCATCGCTGCTTGCTCCCACACCCCTCCCGCATGGATCTGGACATCATGGTCTCTCTAGGGAAACCCTTGATCTTGTGTGATCGGACAATGGTGGCGCCTTGGTGTCATATTCCTTCTTGGGGCCTTCATCTTGGGAGCTTGACATCGGCGACCGGGACCGGTGGATGACGGTTGTTGTGGCATCCTGGCTTCTGTGGCAACGATGATGACGGAAGCGATGTCGGCGACGCGACAATGGTTGCGgtagttgactcttctccagcgTGTCCACGGGATTGCCTCAGTTTGTTTGTTTCTGTGAAGTCGAAGATGCGGTTGTGTCCCTTTTGCATACAATGACCGGCTGCATGTGGTCCGTTCAGTGTCTTCCGTGATGCTAACCATGCCTATTTGTCCTTTATAGCTCTTTTTTGGAGTTGTAGTTGTGCTGTCTAGTCGCAGGTGGCTGAGTTCTGGCGCAGATCTTCATATAACTCCACATGGCCTCTAAAGTGTGGATTGAGTCAACGATCGCCTATGGTGAAGTCGGATCCGTTTGCTTAGGGTTTAGGGATGGCGATGTTGTCTTCACCATAGAATGACATGGCAGGTCTATGATACAGGTTCCAAATTTATTGTTTCAGAGTGTATGGTAGGCAGGATATATGATGTATATTTAAGAGGAGCCCTAACTTTAGTTGTCCAAATAAATTATATTTCTTGAGGATTGAAATTAGATTTCATATCTTCAGTTGCTTTTTAACCGGGTCAATTTCCCTCTCTGTAGCGTTTACAGATATACCTTGTGTTTTTGCAGATTGTTGAAATGTCTACTTAATAGAGAATGATATTTGGATACATATAATAACTGAAGCACTGGGGGTCTTCTTTAAGGCTTGTGACCTGTTATGTCATCTTCATCTTTGTTGTTTTGTTCTCTCCTATGCATATTTTTTAATAGTGGGCTATCACTCTTGGCGGCAGATACCTCTAACGCTGTAGGTCCTACTCCCTCTCCCCTCCGGACCTTCTCCGCTcgcgacctcctcctcccctcgCGAGCCGCCGCGGCCAATAGATCGCGGTCGTCCCTCTCCTCCCCTACTTCCCTCCGTCGCCTCCTGCGCGGGCGACCGAGGGGCCCTAGCCCTAGCCGCCAGTCCTCCCCGCCTTCCCCTCTCCCCTCCTTCACCGCCAGTGGTCGACGCCGGGCAAAACCCATGTGtctgacggcggcggcggaggtacTGCCTCCCCTCTTGGGTCTATGGGTGGCGCGGGACACCTCATCTCGAGGGTgtgatcccgatctggatcgtgGCGGCGCCGATCTGGACCATGGCGCCCAGATGGACAACGCTGGCATGGCGGCCGGCTGGCGTCCTAGTGGTGGCCTTGGCGGCATGGCTAGCACAGCCCTTCCCGATTTGGTGTGGAGGGCCCTGGATTAGGGGCAGCGGCCCCTGGGATGGCCTCCCTGTCGGTGGCACGGCGGGGCGAGAGGGCTGCCGAGGATCGGACCGGATGGCCGGAGATTCACCGGCGGGTTGGTGCCGCGGGTTGCTGCCCCGGTGGCCAATGGCGCCGAGCTGCTTTTTCCTTCAACCCATGTTGCGTGCACTCCGTCTTACCGAACATGGCCGCACTGGTAACCGGTTACCGGGTTGAGACGGAGCGGGAGGGAGGGATTCAGATTGGGATAATTCCCAGGTCTCTTTATGCCGGTCGCGatcgcgacgacacttcagggtgtCGTTTTTATTCTTGGAGACACCGTTCGGATCCGCCCTACCTCTTCCCACCTCACGGTCTCTCGGGTGAAAACCCTAAGGCGGTGATGGCGTTCTTGGCGTCGTGCCTTTCTTGAAGGCATCGTCGTGAGAGCTATGTGGCAGTGGGCACCGCTTGGGTGCGTCGGCAGTTGCAGATTGCGTGCCCCTCTTCCTCCAGGTGGTAGCTGTTACAGGGGAAACCTTAGGTCTGGGACTCCCGGATCGGATGATGACGGAGACTTTGATGCCGTTCTCCCTCCTGGGGGCATCGTCTTGGAGCAGTGATTCACTAGAGAGGCCAACAGGTGGAGCGGTGTTACATCAACCGCATTGAAGACGGTGGGTCTCGGCGGCGTGGAGCAGTGGAGTCTCAGAGTTGGACGCGGTTTGATCGACGTGCGCAGGCTGGTGGAGTTGTCTGGTGTCGTGGTGACGTCGTCGGCAGATGAGACTGGCAAGATCTATGCAGTGGTTCCTCCTTAAGACGGGATGGTGGAAGATGGCGGTGGCGGATCCTTCAGCGTGCGCAGGCGGTGCATGTTATAGGACACCTAGACCAGATGGTATTAAGACCTCTGGGTTAGATTGTGTCTGTTATGCGGACAAGGCACACCTGTATTGGTGTAGGTGTAGTGACTTTGTTCGTCTAGAAGGGGGCTTCTGGTTGATCCTTGTATTAATTTTATGAGACTCTGATGGATAATTAATAAAGATGGCTGTGTGCATCATGGTGATCCAGAGACCGAGGGTATACACTATAGCGTGCTATTTAAACTTTACTTTTATCTGTTAGGAGCAAAGTCTCTACGCACAGGACCACTGTAAACACTACAGCTCAAAAACTCCAGACAAATCCTTTTGTCAATGTGATGATGCTTTCTTAGCCTTCCTGCGCATCTCGAGTCCAAGCAACATTGTCCCCAGGCAATCACATTCACGATTCAAATCTGTCAAGTATGAGGCATCTTAATGTTAACATGTTGAAATTTGCTCAGACACCATACATGTGCGGTGGCGTTGCCAGAGAAAACGTATTTGTGGATACCATCAGCAGATCAGCTCCAGTAGTGTCTCCTTAATACTTCTCCATGGATAATGTCCAATCGTAGATTGAAAGTCGTAGTCATTGTAAGGTAACTCCATCGCGGCGTTGAAGCTTAGGAGCTCAGTAAAACTGATATCTCCTTAAATCCATCCGAATTAAAAGTAAATACAAATGCTCAAAAGTAAAAGAAAAAACAATTCACCATCGGCAATTGCAAGGTCTCTTCAATCTCCACACGAAGTAAACAATTAACTCCTTTTCTGTTCTAGAATACAAGCAACTACTAACTCTGTTGCATGTCGACAGATATATCCAAATCAATGAATCAGGATGCTGGACAAAATACACGCTTCATTAGGATTCAATCTCTGGTGCAGCTGACGTCTGAGATATATATCTTTGCTGTAGGCCTTTTGATGCTTAAGTGTCACCATAGCCAAAACTAACTAGCTAGGACATGCATGCTTTTGTTCTTCTCCTGCTATTCAGTGAAAAGGGTAAAACATTTTGGCCCATGTTTAATGTGCCGAATACCGAGCTCTGTCAGTTCAGTGAAGTGCTTTGCTGCTGGTCGTTTTACTGACCAGTCGTTTGCAGCAGAAAACCTTTTCTAGTACCCGTTGTCATTGAACAATTCATTTGTAAGGTTGTACCCTTGATCCCTAGAAGATACTATATCGATATACATCTTGTCCACATTTGTTTCATGCTCTTGTTGGGATGTAAGAACTTGTTGGGATTTGCTGCTGCGTCTGTCATGCAAGAAACACATGTCAAACATATTATGGTGATGCACTGTGTATTAGAATGATGGGTTGTACGTCCTGCATATTATATACAAGGAAGAAAACTTGGGTAAAAtggtactccctctgtaaattaatataagagcgtttagaatactaaaatagtgatctaaacgctcttatattagtttacagaggaaGTAAAAACTTTCAAAGTATAGAAACGTTCTTTTATTTGTTATTGTTTTCTTGAGCAACTTGCCTTAAAACAAAGTAAGGATTCCATAGGCTAACAGAGTAAAGTTCTGTCTAGTAATAATATTTTTTCAGAGTGAATAATTTTTGTTTGTTAGAGTAGCAATTAGCAGTGCTCAACATTCCCTGTAAACAATTTACAGTCTTCCACTCAAAAATTACAATTTAGAGTCTAAAACTAGTGGTGGATGCTGCTAAATGTAGGCATACGCTAGAGAAAACCACGACTCCTTATACTAATTCCATGGATATTGTCCAATCTTTGATTGGAAGTTATAGTCATATATAAGGTAACCCCGTGGCTGCGTTGAAGACATATGATCCAATTTCTCGAAGTTTATGTGTTGAGTAAAACTAATATCTCCTCAAATCCTTCTGAAATCAAAAGTAATGATGCTGAAAAGTAAACAAAAGAAATCACCATTATTGCAGGTACCTTCAATCTCCACACAAGGTAGCGATTAACTCTTTTTCGGTTCTAGAATATATACAAGCAACTACTAACTCTCTTACATGTCCACAAATATATCCAAATCCAAATCAACAAATCAGGATACTGTAGAAAATATACAATGCAGACCCCAAACGCGCGTAGGTGTTGACTATTGGCTTAAACTAACACATAAATCATCTTCCTTTGCGACTAACACTATAAAGTGGAAAAAATTTCAAATGTCACGCCAGGATAACAAGGGGTCCATGAGAACTCCCGGTGTGGAGGCTGAAAGACACGCCAGGATTACGTGGCTGAAGGTGAGAAAACTATACCTGCGCACTCCGAGCCATCCTTCACTCTTCAACATCACTGAACAGAAGGTTCTTGCTAAAGCCCTCCAGCCTGCACGCCTGGTGGCAGTTATAAGCATACGAGGAGATAGATACCAAATAATGGACCATTTAGACTAAATTACATCACACTGAAAGCAGCAAATTGCTTATAAACAAGTAAGGGGAACACAAGTTACAAAATACGTCCATGGATAACTGATGACACAACCAGAGACTAGCCTACCCGAGCTTTGGTTCATTGTTAAGACATGACATAGCTTAACTAGATAAGCATACCACATACATGGCACGCACAAACAGAAACTACACATCACTGAATTTTGGACCACTAGCAGCACCTAACTATATGCATCAGTGCTTGTGCTTTCTCCCACACTTAGACTTGACTTGAGAAGGTCAGACAACACTGCAGGGTAGCTTGCCGCCAGATACTTGTACCCCTCCGTCGCCAGCACAGCATCAAGAACCTCACGATTCCTAATGATGAACTGGACGCACTTCGCCTTGAGCTGTGGACAATTATGCTGCTCGGCTAGAGCCAGAGATGTCGCTGCCGTGTCAACACTGATGCCACCAGAGAGCTCGCTTTCACAGATCACCTTGAGCCTGTCCAGTCTGTACCTATCAGCAGCTGCAAGCAAGTGCTGAGCTAACACCATCACCTCCTTGCCCGTCTCATCGAATTCAGGCACAGTATCAGTGTAGATGAAGTGAAGTAGCGCCTTGAATACCACAGCTTGCATGTCCTTGATCTCCACATGCCCCGCACACTTCTCCTTCATGTCTCCAAAGAACTCGGCCATGAAAACAGGAGATCTTGCAGCCAGTATGTTCTTATGAGCAGTAAAAGACTTGCCAGACACAAGAAAAGTGACATCTGCCCCCGTCTTGCTCTGCAGGAGTTCAGCGAGGTGTTGGTGCAAGTTTGAGGATGGCACTGGCACTTCTTTGATCGGGTCCGTTGCCGGCACTTCCTTGAGAACGTCAATGGTGCATTGCACAGTAAAAGAATTGCCCCTAATATAGCCTGATGATGCTAGCGAACTTCTATTGATCAAGACTTTAGTGATGCATTCTTTGGGACGGCGGAACACCCCCTGCTCATTAACTTCCATGGATGGCTCAAGCTTCCCCGTCGGATCGACCAACCGGCAGCCTAGAACGACCCTCACACTGGGCCTGCGAGCTTTTCTGAGAAAGGCACGCTTCACACTGGCCCTGCGGGGTTCGCTGAGAAAGGCAAGCTCCACTAGTACAGCGGAGCTCCAATCAGGATAAACACGGATTTCCCAATCGTACCCATCGAAGCTCCATCTGGATTTGATGTGACCGTCCTTGCCCATGCTCCACGTCAAGCTGAAGCCGTCGACCTTGACCAGCTGCACTGAGCGCACAAAACTGGTGACGGTTTTGGGGGCATTGTCCATGACGAAGGCCGGACAGTGGATCTGCTCAGGTGGACAGTGGATTTGCCCAATTCAGCAAGCGACGAGCAAAAGCATTGGAACCAAGGAGGCAAAACGACGGCTCACCACGCCACTGGAGAAAACCCTAAGCGGGTGCCGACGGAGGTGGCGTCCAGGCGCCGGCGTGGTGGATCGACTGGCCTCCCGGCGTCCGATGAGGCGGATCCGGCCAGATTTGTCCCCCTCGACGAGCCGGACCTGCGCCTTCTCTCGTGCTCGTGGGGAGAGGATCCGGAGAGAGAGGAGAGAAGGTGGAGGCGGCGAGTGAGGAACAGTCTGAGGATCCGGATCCTTGAAAAAAAAAAGACATGTCCGCCCTGTTAAaataaggccctgtttggttcataagtcttAGGACTTTTTTTAGCCTCAACTTATAAGTTGTAAGGCCAACTTCACCGCGCGATTCCAAACGGACGTCCGGATTGACCCGAATCTGTCCCTTTAAGGCGCCGATGGGTACCCCCGTGTCCGGCTGTGTCCATTGGGTCGTGCGTGCGCCTACCGCGCGGCCGCACCCCAAATCGTGTCCGAGGTGGGCGGGattaaaaataataattaaataACTAAAAAAGCAAATAAACGCATTTAAAAAAACATAAAACATATATATGGGTTGGCCACAAAACGCCCAGTTTCAACGGCCACTTAAAAGGCCCAGATTCATAATTAAcataataagaaaataaaaaaactccTCCCGCGTGCTCCTGTCGGGCCCGTCGGTGCCGTGGCCGTCGCCGTCTTCACTGGCCGCCggtgtcgtcgtcgtcgctgacgAGGTCGACGTACTCCGGCGGCGTCCAGAGGTGGGCCGGCGGTGCGTGGTGGACGGGGGCGGGCTGGACGGCCGGAGCTGCCTACACCACCTCCTCCCGCGGCGACGCCTCACGCTCCGGAGTGGGGCACCAGTTCACGCCCAGGTCGGCGGCCATCTCCAGCACAGTGCACGACCAGCCCCACCCCTGGCCCAGGAGCTTCTCGAACGCAGGCGAGTCCTCCTCCATCGGTTCCTCCTTGGCGGCCGCCGTGACGGCCGCCAGCTGCAGCTCCGGGAAGGCGACGTCCCCGGCGGCAGAGAGGGCCATGGTCTCCTCCAGGCCGTCCCACTGCCGCTCGTCGTGCGTGTTCATGGAGTCGTCCATGACACGCTGCAGGAGACGGGCCTCCTCCTCCGCTGTCatgcggggagggggagggggcgacgGAGACGCGGAAGGCGACGGCGTGGGCGTCAGGCCACGCACCCGCGTACGCCTGCGCGGCTCTGCACGTGGCCTCCGCGGCCCCGACACGGTGCCGGCGAAGTAGGACGCGCGCCGCACGTCGTGCTCGTCCTGGAGCCATGTGTCCCAGAGCGGCGAGTCGGGGGCATACCTGCGGTCGTAGTACAGGTCGTCGGGGAGGAGGCGGTAGCGGCGGTTCATCTCATCGCGCCGTGCACGGCCGGTCGCCGGCACTGGCGGGATGGGGACCCGGTCCGTGGAGAGGTGCCACCCGTTGGGGAGGTGGGCGTCGCTCCACGGGACCGGCGTCCTCGTCCCCCAGTACCTCCGGCACACGTCCGCGCAGATGTACTGCCGGTCGCGCTCGCCGGAGGGCCTAGGGGCAATGGTGAAGGGGGCCGGCGCGGGGGCTCGACGGGAGGAGTGCGGCGGTG belongs to Triticum urartu cultivar G1812 chromosome 7, Tu2.1, whole genome shotgun sequence and includes:
- the LOC125523108 gene encoding BTB/POZ and MATH domain-containing protein 1-like; translation: MDNAPKTVTSFVRSVQLVKVDGFSLTWSMGKDGHIKSRWSFDGYDWEIRVYPDWSSAVLVELAFLSEPRRASVKRAFLRKARRPSVRVVLGCRLVDPTGKLEPSMEVNEQGVFRRPKECITKVLINRSSLASSGYIRGNSFTVQCTIDVLKEVPATDPIKEVPVPSSNLHQHLAELLQSKTGADVTFLVSGKSFTAHKNILAARSPVFMAEFFGDMKEKCAGHVEIKDMQAVVFKALLHFIYTDTVPEFDETGKEVMVLAQHLLAAADRYRLDRLKVICESELSGGISVDTAATSLALAEQHNCPQLKAKCVQFIIRNREVLDAVLATEGYKYLAASYPAVLSDLLKSSLSVGESTSTDAYS
- the LOC125523107 gene encoding putative F-box protein At1g50870 produces the protein MPDRREATLLEDLPEEIIDKILKGLPPKDVGRCRAVSTLWRSITSIPEFMLEHHRRQPLLPIIDGLGRPASFVLFRGAGADTSNQQLWPFIPGLRHYHLKPTLSVTCDGFLILLEQNKFYIYNPVLHKRALLPYPQAGENECSNIIGFYRHQLTGEYRLLWTTFRPLSVVKYSLYILTVGSGVPRHIRIRMPTVLSPSAEHKLLGALCYSNYCPPPVHLGGSLHWCPFSVCGVADITGGSRDIVVFDTKAESFRWMRSPDQAYPNRKLFDMNGTLGFWGSSIKGDAGGCLSFTALDIWVMQDYKAEIWAFKYRIDLSTVEASRQLYLTSCKGKKKAPLRSTVQWFNDMAVLNEHELLIMFNDKHVLRCNTDGMVLGLVNIGKSQYCMSLTSHRFQESIIPIPSFP